In a single window of the Melanotaenia boesemani isolate fMelBoe1 chromosome 22, fMelBoe1.pri, whole genome shotgun sequence genome:
- the blk gene encoding tyrosine-protein kinase Blk has translation MGCTCSGQNKLNDEGFKGKHNSGASNSSNHIGQSGNTNSEDSLFVAQHDFKATNDSDLSFKKGDKLKVLQERGEWWLAVSLVTGKEGFIPSNYVARADTLEVEKWFFKELSRRETERMLLAPENKPGTFLVRESETCKGSYSLSIRDHDREQGDVVKHYKIRCLDKGGYYISPSNSFPSLQELVKYYTRTADGLCQRLYGPCKPKAPQEPWAHDEWEIPRETLKMVKKLGAGQFGEVWMGYYKNTQKVAIKTLKEGTMEPEAFLQEANLMKQLKHGRLVRLHAVVTKEPILIVTEFMINGCLLDFLKTDEGKKLKMNKLIDMSAQIAEGMAYIEKKNYIHRDLRAANILVNETLHCKIADFGLARIIESEYTAHEGAKFPIKWTAPEAINFGTFSIKSDVWSFGILLTEIVTYGRIPYPGMTNPEVIRCLDRSYRMPSPDGCPEELYKIMMICWKQKPEDRPTFEFLQNTLNDFFIATEGQYEMQP, from the exons ATGGGCTGCACTTGCAGtggacaaaataaattaaatgatgaAGGTTTCAAAGGAAAACACAACTCTGGGGCATCTAACTCATCAAATCATATA GGACAAAGTGGAAATACTAATTCAG AGGACTCCCTGTTTGTGGCACAGCATGATTTCAAAGCAACCAACGACAGTGATCTGTCTTTCAAAAAGGGAGACAAACTCAAAGTTTTGCAAGA AAGAGGAGAATGGTGGCTAGCCGTATCGCTGGTCACTGGAAAAGAGGGCTTCATACCATCAAATTATGTAGCCAGAGCAGATACACTGGAAGTGGAGAA ATGGTTTTTCAAAGAATTGAGTAGGAGGGAGACTGAACGAATGCTTTTAGCCCCTGAAAATAAACCAGGCACATTTCTAGTTCGAGAAAGTGAGACCTGTAAAG GGTCCTACTCGCTGTCAATCAGAGATCATGATCGTGAACAGGGAGATGTAGTTAAACACTACAAGATCCGCTGTCTTGACAAAGGTGGTTATTACATCTCCCCCTCCAACTCGTTCCCATCCCTGCAGGAACTGGTCAAATACTACACCC GCACAGCAGATGGGTTGTGTCAGCGGTTGTACGGTCCTTGCAAGCCAAAGGCTCCTCAGGAGCCATGGGCTCACGATGAATGGGAGATTCCTAGAGAGACATTGAAAATGGTTAAGAAACTCGGGGCTGGGCAGTTTGGAGAAGTGTGGATGG GTTACTACAAAAACACCCAGAAGGTTgctattaagaccttaaaggaGGGAACGATGGAGCCTGAGGCCTTCCTTCAGGAAGCAAACCTGATGAAGCAGTTGAAGCATGGTCGACTGGTACGACTCCACGCTGTGGTCACTAAGGAGCCCATTCTCATTGTGACTGAATTCATGATCAATG GATGCCTTCTTGATTTCTTAAAAACAGATGAAGGGAAAAAGCTCAAGATGAATAAGCTGATTGACATGTCAGCTCAG ATAGCTGAAGGCATGGCTTACATTGAAAAGAAGAATTACATCCACCGTGACCTGCGTGCAGCTAATATACTGGTTAATGAAACACTGCACTGCAAGATAGCAGACTTTGGCCTGGCCAGAATCATTGAGTCTGAATACACAGCTCATGAAG GTGCTAAATTTCCCATTAAATGGACAGCTCCAGAAGCCATTAATTTTGGCACATTCAGCATTAAATCAGATGTCTGGTCTTTTGGGATCCTGTTGACGGAAATAGTGACCTATGGAAGAATACCATACCCAG GAATGACAAATCCAGAGGTGATCAGGTGCCTAGACAGGTCGTACAGGATGCCATCGCCGGACGGCTGTCCTGAAGAACTTTACAAAATCATGATGATTTGCTGGAAACAGAAGCCTGAGGATCGGCCGACTTTTGAATTTCTCCAAAACACTCTCAATGACTTCTTCATCGCCACGGAGGGGCAATATGAGATGCAGCCATAA